From Solwaraspora sp. WMMD1047, the proteins below share one genomic window:
- a CDS encoding DUF6492 family protein — translation MSELAVITPSFGPDFELCAALHRSVLAHSPASVRHHIIVPRADLPLFGRLAGDRTVLHDEADFLPRSVRSVPGTKYSVNLRRPFPPLRGWILQQVIKLAAAARSTADVVVLVDSDIEFVRPFSVDTFRRDGVVRFYRQPGEVDGRLPRHVRWHQVARALLGLPAQPPPYPDYVSSLLAWDPAVVRQLLDRIESSTGRRWVDAVGSQLHFSEWTLYGVFVDGVLGGAAADGFAATGTLCHSYWEETPLDERSVAEFMAGIRPEDVAVMISAKSRTPLPVRRAALADLTG, via the coding sequence ATGAGCGAGCTGGCCGTCATCACCCCGAGCTTCGGCCCGGACTTCGAACTCTGCGCCGCCCTGCACCGGTCGGTGCTGGCGCACTCGCCGGCGTCGGTCCGGCACCACATCATCGTGCCCCGGGCCGACCTGCCGCTGTTCGGCCGGTTGGCGGGTGACCGGACGGTGCTGCACGACGAGGCGGACTTCCTGCCCCGATCGGTCCGCTCGGTCCCGGGCACGAAGTACTCGGTGAACCTGCGCCGGCCGTTCCCCCCGCTGCGCGGCTGGATCCTGCAGCAGGTGATCAAGCTGGCCGCCGCCGCCCGGTCGACGGCGGACGTGGTGGTGCTCGTCGACTCGGACATCGAGTTCGTGCGGCCGTTCTCGGTAGACACCTTCCGGCGTGACGGCGTGGTCCGCTTCTACCGCCAGCCCGGCGAGGTCGACGGCCGGCTGCCCCGGCACGTCCGCTGGCACCAGGTGGCCCGCGCGCTGCTGGGACTGCCGGCGCAGCCGCCGCCGTACCCCGACTACGTCTCCTCGTTGCTGGCCTGGGATCCGGCCGTGGTCCGCCAGCTGCTCGACCGGATCGAGTCGTCGACCGGCCGGCGCTGGGTCGACGCGGTCGGGTCGCAGCTGCACTTCTCCGAGTGGACCCTCTACGGGGTCTTCGTCGACGGGGTGTTGGGCGGGGCGGCCGCCGACGGCTTCGCCGCCACCGGCACGCTGTGTCACTCGTACTGGGAGGAGACGCCGCTGGACGAGCGGAGCGTCGCGGAGTTCATGGCCGGCATCCGGCCCGAGGACGTGGCGGTGATGATCTCCGCCAAGTCGCGTACTCCGTTGCCGGTCCGCCGGGCGGCCCTGGCGGACCTGACCGGCTGA
- a CDS encoding NAD-dependent epimerase/dehydratase family protein, producing the protein MTAVAIEGARALVTGGAGTIGSHVVDELVAGGAAEVVVLDNFVRGRRENLAQALARGPVTLVEGDIRDVPLVHEHSRGKDLVFHLAAIRITQCAEEPRLANEVLVDGTFNVLEAAAAAGVKKVIASSSASVYGLAEQFPTTERHHPYNNDTFYGAAKAFNEAMLRSFHSMSGLDYVALRYFNVYGPRMDVHGLYTEVLIRWMERIEAGTPPLILGDGLQTMDFVHVADIARANILAARADVTDEVFNIASGTETSLKELAAALSEVMKSELAPEHGPARAVNGVTRRLADTSAAAQRLGFRTEIGLRDGLQGLVEWWRGQR; encoded by the coding sequence ATGACTGCGGTGGCAATCGAGGGCGCGCGCGCCCTGGTGACCGGTGGGGCCGGCACGATCGGCTCGCACGTCGTCGACGAACTGGTCGCCGGCGGCGCCGCCGAGGTGGTGGTGCTGGACAACTTCGTCCGCGGTCGCCGGGAGAACCTCGCCCAGGCGCTGGCCCGCGGCCCGGTCACCCTGGTCGAGGGCGACATCCGCGACGTGCCGCTGGTGCACGAGCACAGCCGCGGCAAGGACCTGGTGTTCCACCTGGCCGCGATCCGGATCACCCAGTGCGCCGAGGAGCCCCGCCTCGCCAACGAGGTGCTCGTCGACGGCACCTTCAACGTGCTGGAGGCGGCCGCGGCCGCGGGCGTCAAGAAGGTCATCGCCTCCTCCTCGGCCTCGGTCTACGGGCTGGCCGAGCAGTTCCCCACCACCGAGCGGCACCACCCGTACAACAACGACACCTTCTACGGCGCGGCGAAGGCGTTCAACGAGGCCATGCTGCGCAGCTTCCACAGCATGTCCGGCCTGGACTACGTGGCACTGCGCTACTTCAACGTGTACGGCCCCCGGATGGACGTGCACGGCCTCTACACCGAGGTGCTGATCCGCTGGATGGAGCGGATCGAGGCCGGCACCCCGCCGCTGATCCTCGGCGACGGCCTGCAGACCATGGACTTCGTCCACGTCGCCGACATCGCCCGGGCCAACATCCTGGCCGCCCGCGCGGACGTCACCGACGAGGTCTTCAACATCGCCAGCGGCACCGAGACCAGCCTCAAGGAGCTGGCCGCCGCGCTGAGCGAGGTGATGAAGTCGGAGCTGGCCCCGGAGCACGGCCCGGCCCGGGCCGTCAACGGGGTGACCCGCCGGCTGGCGGACACCTCCGCCGCCGCCCAGCGGCTCGGCTTCCGCACCGAGATCGGGCTCCGCGACGGCCTGCAGGGCCTGGTCGAGTGGTGGCGGGGGCAGCGATGA
- a CDS encoding MFS transporter produces MTLRDRPGGPPPAGRRAARRVSSTVLLLGTVSLLTDVSSEMVASVLPLYLTVVVGLSPVAYGFLDGIYQGVSALVRIAGGYAGDRGGQPKWVAVVGYGASAVSRLALLPAQGFAAITAVITADRLGKGLRTAPRDALIAASSEPDQLGRAFGVHRALDTAGAALGPLVAFALLLAVPGSYDSVFLASFAFAVLGLAVLVLFVPNLRTAAGTARLGVRRMAAEVSGRRLRRPLLAAGLLGLLTVGDGFLYLTLQQRDDFAALYFPLLFVGSNVAYLLLAVPLGRLADRVGRARVLVAGHGALLACYLLAALPSGGVWLTLSVLLLLGTFYAATDGVLAALVSRLVPAPARGSGIAAAQTVVVLTRFASSLAFGLLWSRLGAGTAVLVFAVGLAAAIPAAGWLLRGTDRTLAAAAPPTGPSAAGPSAAGPSAAGPSAAGKPAGGGGGESTGGAR; encoded by the coding sequence GTGACGCTGCGGGACCGGCCGGGCGGCCCACCGCCGGCCGGTCGGCGGGCCGCGCGCCGGGTCTCCAGCACGGTCCTGCTGCTCGGCACGGTGAGCCTGCTCACCGATGTGTCGTCGGAGATGGTGGCCTCCGTGCTGCCGCTCTACCTGACCGTGGTGGTCGGTCTGAGCCCGGTGGCGTACGGCTTCCTGGACGGCATCTACCAGGGCGTCAGCGCGCTGGTCCGGATCGCCGGCGGCTACGCCGGGGACCGGGGTGGGCAGCCGAAGTGGGTCGCGGTGGTCGGCTACGGCGCCTCGGCGGTGAGCCGGCTCGCGTTGCTGCCGGCGCAGGGCTTCGCCGCTATCACCGCCGTGATCACCGCGGACCGGCTCGGCAAGGGACTGCGGACGGCCCCCCGGGACGCGCTGATCGCCGCGTCGTCCGAGCCGGACCAGTTGGGCCGGGCGTTCGGCGTACACCGGGCGTTGGACACCGCCGGCGCCGCGCTGGGGCCGCTTGTCGCCTTCGCCCTGCTGCTGGCCGTGCCCGGCAGCTACGACTCGGTCTTCCTCGCCTCGTTCGCGTTCGCGGTGCTCGGCCTCGCCGTGCTGGTGCTCTTCGTGCCGAACCTGCGGACCGCCGCCGGGACCGCCCGGTTGGGGGTGCGGCGGATGGCCGCCGAGGTGTCCGGCCGGCGGTTGCGCCGGCCGCTGCTCGCCGCCGGCCTGCTGGGGCTGCTCACCGTCGGCGACGGCTTCCTCTACCTGACCCTGCAGCAGCGCGACGACTTCGCCGCGCTCTACTTTCCGCTGCTCTTCGTCGGCAGCAACGTCGCCTACCTGTTGCTCGCGGTGCCGCTCGGCCGGCTCGCCGACCGGGTCGGCCGGGCCCGGGTGCTGGTGGCCGGGCACGGCGCGCTGCTGGCCTGCTATCTGCTGGCCGCCCTGCCCAGCGGGGGTGTCTGGCTGACCCTGTCGGTGCTGCTGCTGCTCGGCACCTTCTACGCGGCCACCGACGGGGTGCTCGCCGCGCTGGTCAGCCGGTTGGTCCCGGCGCCGGCCCGGGGCAGCGGGATCGCGGCGGCCCAGACCGTCGTGGTGCTCACCCGGTTCGCCTCGTCGCTCGCCTTCGGTCTGCTCTGGAGCCGGCTGGGCGCCGGCACCGCGGTCCTGGTCTTCGCGGTCGGGCTCGCAGCGGCGATCCCGGCCGCCGGCTGGCTGCTGCGCGGGACCGACCGGACGCTCGCCGCCGCTGCGCCGCCGACCGGGCCGTCAGCGGCCGGGCCGTCAGCGGCCGGGCCGTCAGCGGCCGGGCCGTCAGCGGCCGGGAAGCCGGCCGGCGGGGGCGGCGGGGAGTCGACGGGAGGTGCCCGGTGA
- a CDS encoding DegT/DnrJ/EryC1/StrS family aminotransferase: MPPIPLVDLAAAHAEVAEEVESGFKRVIGDTAFIGGAEVAAFEQEYARFTGVGHCVGVANGTDALELALRAVGVGPGSEVILPANTFIATAEAVARAGARVVLVDCDPDSYLIDVPAALAAVTPATRAIVPVHLYGQLAPVEELRAGLAGRDVAIVEDAAQCQGATRNGRGAGAGGIAATSFYPGKNLGAYGDAGAVVADDAGLATAVRTLGSHGGLTKYVHEVIGVNSRLDGLQAVVLRAKLARLAGWNALRRAAAQRYHELLAPLEVGRPTTLPGNEHVWHIYCVRIPSDGTPARRDRVLAALHAAGVGAAIHYPVPVHLTPAFADLTPAAGAFPQAERLAPEILSLPIYPQLTADQQEAVASALSAALAG; this comes from the coding sequence ATGCCCCCCATCCCCCTGGTCGACCTCGCCGCCGCCCACGCCGAGGTGGCCGAGGAGGTCGAGTCCGGTTTCAAGCGGGTGATCGGCGACACCGCCTTCATCGGCGGTGCCGAGGTCGCCGCCTTCGAGCAGGAGTACGCCCGGTTCACCGGCGTCGGGCACTGCGTCGGGGTGGCCAACGGCACCGACGCCCTGGAACTGGCGCTGCGCGCGGTCGGGGTCGGTCCGGGCAGTGAGGTGATCCTGCCGGCGAACACCTTCATCGCCACCGCCGAGGCGGTGGCCCGGGCGGGCGCCCGGGTGGTGCTCGTCGACTGCGACCCGGACAGCTACCTGATCGACGTGCCCGCGGCGCTGGCCGCCGTCACCCCGGCCACCAGGGCGATCGTGCCGGTGCACCTGTACGGGCAGCTCGCCCCGGTTGAGGAGTTGCGGGCCGGGCTGGCCGGCCGGGACGTGGCGATCGTGGAGGACGCCGCGCAGTGCCAGGGCGCCACCCGCAACGGTCGCGGCGCCGGCGCCGGCGGGATCGCCGCCACCAGCTTCTACCCCGGCAAGAACCTGGGCGCGTACGGCGACGCCGGTGCCGTGGTCGCCGACGACGCCGGGCTGGCCACGGCGGTGCGGACGCTGGGCAGCCACGGCGGCCTGACCAAGTACGTGCACGAGGTGATCGGCGTCAACAGCCGGCTGGACGGGTTGCAGGCCGTGGTGCTGCGGGCCAAGCTGGCCCGGCTGGCCGGCTGGAACGCGCTGCGCCGGGCGGCCGCGCAGCGGTACCACGAGCTGCTCGCCCCGCTGGAGGTGGGGCGGCCGACGACGCTGCCGGGCAACGAGCACGTCTGGCACATCTACTGTGTACGGATTCCGTCCGACGGCACGCCGGCCCGCCGGGACCGGGTGCTGGCCGCCCTGCACGCGGCCGGCGTCGGGGCGGCGATCCACTACCCGGTGCCGGTGCACCTGACCCCGGCGTTCGCCGACCTCACCCCGGCGGCCGGGGCGTTCCCGCAGGCCGAGCGGCTGGCCCCGGAGATCCTGTCGTTGCCGATCTACCCGCAGCTCACCGCCGACCAGCAGGAGGCCGTGGCGTCGGCGTTGTCCGCCGCGCTCGCCGGCTGA
- a CDS encoding acetyltransferase, with the protein MRDLVIVGAGGFARETAAAVHAVNQDRPTWRLLGFLDDDPALAGSSRAGLPILADTGALTGAPPAGAPDLTDAAVLVCVGNPRDYAARRRVVRRLGLPTDRYATVVHPAAQVGAGSRVGPGSVLLAGTVLTADVSVGAHVAVMPHAVLTHDDRVEDYVTIASGVRLGGGAVLREGAYVGAGALLREGVTVGSWSLVGMGSVVLRDVPPGQVWAGNPARWLRAAHPTEPAPVPALP; encoded by the coding sequence ATGAGGGACCTGGTCATCGTCGGGGCGGGCGGCTTCGCCCGGGAGACGGCCGCCGCCGTGCACGCCGTCAACCAGGACCGCCCCACCTGGCGGCTGCTCGGCTTCCTCGACGACGACCCGGCGCTTGCCGGCAGCAGCCGGGCCGGCCTGCCGATCCTGGCCGACACCGGCGCGCTGACCGGCGCGCCGCCCGCCGGAGCCCCGGACCTGACCGACGCCGCCGTCCTGGTCTGCGTCGGCAACCCCCGCGACTACGCCGCCCGGCGCCGGGTGGTGCGCCGGCTCGGCCTGCCAACCGACCGGTACGCCACCGTCGTGCACCCGGCCGCGCAGGTCGGCGCCGGCAGTCGGGTCGGACCCGGCTCGGTGCTGCTGGCCGGCACCGTGCTCACCGCCGACGTCTCCGTCGGCGCGCACGTCGCGGTGATGCCGCACGCGGTGCTGACCCATGACGACCGGGTCGAGGACTACGTCACCATCGCCTCCGGGGTCCGGCTCGGCGGCGGCGCCGTGCTGCGCGAGGGCGCGTACGTCGGTGCCGGCGCGCTGCTGCGGGAGGGCGTGACGGTCGGCTCCTGGTCGCTGGTCGGGATGGGTTCGGTGGTCCTGCGGGACGTGCCCCCCGGCCAGGTCTGGGCCGGCAACCCGGCCCGCTGGCTGCGCGCCGCCCATCCCACCGAACCCGCCCCCGTGCCCGCTCTGCCGTGA
- a CDS encoding DegT/DnrJ/EryC1/StrS family aminotransferase — MKIPVMIPMLGEEEALAAADAVRSGWVAQGPRVARFEREFADRVGARHGVAVSSCTTGLHLAMVLLDIGPGDEVIVPSFSFIATANAVRYVGATPVFADVDLATGNVTVETVEAVRTPNTRAIIAVHQGGVPFDVAALRKAADGWGVGLVEDAACAAGSTAYGQPVGAGARVAAWSFHPRKLVTTGEGGMVTVDDPEAAVRLRRLREHGMNVSAADRHASAQPVLEAYLETAYNYRMTDIQAAIGLVQLGRLAGLVAQRRELAARYRDLLADVPGVTAVRDPAYGQGNFQSFWIRLDPEFRTGRDEVLAALAARGVSARRGIMAAHLEPAYADLAPTVGPLPVTERLTRDSLILPLHHALTEADQDLIVGILRELAGG, encoded by the coding sequence ATGAAGATCCCGGTGATGATCCCGATGCTCGGCGAGGAGGAGGCGCTCGCCGCCGCCGACGCCGTCCGGTCCGGCTGGGTCGCCCAGGGTCCGCGGGTGGCCCGCTTCGAGCGGGAGTTCGCCGACCGGGTCGGCGCCCGGCACGGGGTCGCGGTCAGCTCCTGCACCACCGGCCTGCACCTGGCCATGGTGCTGCTGGACATCGGCCCCGGCGACGAGGTCATCGTCCCGTCGTTCTCGTTCATCGCCACCGCCAACGCCGTCCGCTACGTGGGCGCCACCCCGGTCTTCGCCGACGTCGACCTGGCCACCGGGAACGTGACGGTGGAGACCGTCGAGGCGGTCCGCACCCCGAACACCCGCGCGATCATCGCCGTCCACCAGGGCGGCGTGCCCTTCGACGTGGCGGCGCTGCGCAAGGCCGCCGACGGCTGGGGCGTCGGGCTGGTCGAGGACGCCGCCTGCGCGGCCGGCTCGACCGCGTACGGTCAGCCGGTCGGCGCTGGCGCCAGGGTGGCCGCCTGGTCGTTCCACCCCCGCAAGCTGGTCACCACCGGCGAGGGCGGAATGGTGACAGTGGACGATCCGGAGGCGGCGGTCCGGCTGCGGCGGCTGCGCGAGCACGGTATGAACGTCTCGGCCGCCGATCGGCACGCCAGTGCCCAGCCGGTGCTGGAGGCGTACCTGGAGACCGCCTACAACTACCGGATGACCGACATCCAGGCCGCCATCGGTCTGGTCCAGCTCGGCCGGCTGGCCGGGCTGGTCGCCCAGCGCCGCGAGCTGGCCGCCCGGTACCGGGACCTGCTGGCCGACGTGCCCGGGGTGACCGCGGTCCGCGACCCGGCCTACGGACAGGGCAACTTCCAGTCGTTCTGGATCCGGCTGGATCCGGAGTTCCGCACCGGCCGGGACGAGGTGCTCGCGGCGCTGGCCGCCCGGGGCGTCTCGGCGCGGCGCGGCATCATGGCCGCCCACCTGGAGCCGGCGTACGCGGATCTGGCCCCCACCGTCGGACCGCTGCCGGTCACCGAGCGGCTGACCCGCGACTCGCTGATCCTGCCGCTGCACCACGCCCTGACCGAGGCCGACCAGGACCTCATCGTCGGCATCCTGCGCGAGCTGGCCGGCGGATGA
- a CDS encoding glycosyltransferase — MGFRAFVMHHAAGFRCQWFSNHTPVVGAGAAVLGPEDILVVPEWYGPGLAGMPAGPRVVVFNQRAYDTFDHIPYSTATPGAPYANLPGLIALLAVSDDNVDLLRYAFPAIPVQLTRNVIDPAVFTAGNWPRQRQIVYVGHRRAAEREQLLHILGSRGILRGWTVTQIAGRTEQQVAQILRDSAIFLSFSEREGFGLPPAEAMACAAYVVGYSGLAGREFFDEAYCSPAPDGDLLAFARAVEDACTSYDNDPVGLAKRARAASEAVLARYTRAGLRDDLAAFYRPLLPAPPG, encoded by the coding sequence ATGGGATTCCGGGCATTTGTGATGCATCACGCGGCCGGCTTCCGCTGCCAATGGTTCAGCAACCACACCCCGGTGGTGGGCGCCGGCGCGGCCGTCCTCGGCCCGGAGGACATCCTGGTGGTGCCCGAGTGGTACGGCCCCGGCCTGGCCGGGATGCCGGCCGGGCCGCGGGTGGTGGTCTTCAACCAGCGGGCGTACGACACGTTCGACCACATCCCCTACTCGACGGCCACCCCCGGTGCTCCGTACGCGAACCTGCCCGGGTTGATCGCCCTGCTGGCCGTCTCAGACGACAACGTGGATCTGCTCCGCTACGCCTTCCCGGCGATTCCGGTACAACTGACCCGCAACGTTATCGACCCCGCCGTTTTCACCGCCGGTAACTGGCCCCGCCAGCGCCAAATCGTCTATGTCGGGCACCGGCGGGCCGCCGAGCGGGAGCAACTCCTGCACATTCTTGGTTCGCGTGGGATTCTGCGCGGCTGGACGGTGACGCAGATCGCCGGGCGCACCGAGCAACAGGTCGCGCAGATCCTGCGGGATAGCGCGATCTTCCTCAGCTTCAGCGAACGCGAGGGTTTCGGACTGCCGCCGGCCGAGGCGATGGCCTGCGCCGCGTACGTGGTCGGTTATTCGGGGCTGGCCGGTCGGGAATTCTTCGACGAGGCGTACTGCTCGCCGGCCCCGGACGGCGACCTGCTCGCGTTCGCCCGCGCGGTCGAGGACGCCTGCACCAGCTACGACAACGATCCGGTCGGCCTGGCCAAGCGCGCGCGGGCCGCCTCGGAAGCGGTGCTGGCCCGCTACACCCGCGCCGGCCTCCGCGACGACCTGGCCGCCTTCTACCGACCGCTGCTGCCGGCCCCGCCCGGGTAG
- a CDS encoding Gfo/Idh/MocA family oxidoreductase, whose product MNAPHVADRPIGVAVVGAGYWGPNLVRNFQSSAEFRLRWLCDLDEDRARRVLGGYSTVQTTADLATVLADDEVEAVAIATPAGTHLTVAMAALQAGKHVLVEKPLAAGQADGRRLVAEAERRGLSLMCDHTYCYTPAVLRIREILHAGELGELHYLDSVRINLGLVQRDIDVMWDLAPHDLSILDFILPPGVHPVAVAAHGADGIGAGRACVAYLTLRLNTGAIAHIHVNWLSPVKIRTTIVGGSKRTLVWDDLNPSQRLAIFDRGVDVSTSEELGAEQRRDMLVSYRSGDMVAPALTEREALRTMVEEYARSIRTGTPALTDGRAGLRVLGILEAASRSLTEGGRMIELDLDEKGVA is encoded by the coding sequence GTGAACGCACCACACGTTGCCGACCGGCCGATCGGGGTGGCCGTCGTCGGAGCCGGCTACTGGGGCCCCAATCTCGTCCGCAACTTCCAGTCCTCGGCCGAGTTCCGGCTGCGGTGGCTCTGCGACCTGGACGAGGACCGCGCGCGCCGGGTACTCGGTGGCTACTCCACCGTCCAGACCACCGCCGACCTGGCCACCGTGCTCGCCGACGACGAGGTCGAGGCGGTCGCCATCGCCACGCCCGCCGGCACCCACCTGACGGTGGCGATGGCCGCCCTGCAGGCCGGCAAACACGTCCTGGTCGAGAAGCCGCTCGCGGCCGGCCAGGCCGACGGCCGCCGGCTGGTCGCCGAGGCGGAACGGCGCGGGCTGTCGCTGATGTGCGACCACACCTACTGCTACACCCCGGCGGTGCTCCGGATCCGGGAGATCCTGCACGCCGGCGAGCTGGGCGAACTGCACTACCTCGACTCGGTTCGGATCAACCTCGGCCTGGTCCAGCGGGACATCGACGTGATGTGGGACCTCGCCCCGCACGACCTGTCCATCCTGGACTTCATCCTGCCGCCGGGGGTACACCCGGTCGCGGTGGCCGCGCACGGCGCGGACGGGATCGGGGCCGGCCGGGCCTGCGTGGCCTACCTCACCCTCCGGTTGAACACCGGCGCCATCGCGCACATCCACGTGAACTGGCTCTCCCCGGTGAAGATCCGCACCACCATCGTCGGCGGCTCGAAGCGGACCCTGGTCTGGGACGACCTCAACCCGAGCCAGCGGCTGGCCATCTTCGACCGCGGGGTCGACGTGTCGACCTCCGAGGAGCTCGGCGCCGAGCAGCGCCGGGACATGCTGGTGTCGTACCGCTCCGGCGACATGGTCGCCCCGGCACTCACCGAACGGGAGGCGCTGCGGACCATGGTCGAGGAGTACGCCCGGTCGATCCGCACCGGTACGCCGGCGCTTACCGACGGACGGGCCGGCCTGCGGGTGCTCGGCATCCTGGAGGCCGCCAGCCGGAGCCTGACCGAGGGCGGCCGGATGATCGAACTCGACCTCGACGAAAAGGGCGTGGCATGA
- a CDS encoding glycosyltransferase family 2 protein, with translation MLGSATTRSLIPRTRVPAPVPEPAAVRVPRVSVIIPCFNYGRFLPESVGSVLGQAGVEPEVIVVNDCSTDDTAEVLARLGRDEPRLVAVHNRENHGPCVAYNDGLAVATGEFVVRLDADDLLTPGSLARAVRLFDHFPEVGLVYGPPQHFHGAVPEPASAEVTGWTIWSGADWVAERCRRGVNCITTPEAVIRSSVYAEIGPWDTRMRYACDMEIWMRAAAVADVGRTDGCVQALHREHAASVSVTAGAGRMTDLVERRIAFDVLFEGPGGKLPRADELHRSAHRALAVEALESACHAYDRGRTDVEPVDRYVEFALETYPQARQLPEWQGLIRRQRVGPRLAPLVPGFAASVVRRRLRNDARRRTWLRHGI, from the coding sequence GTGCTGGGTAGCGCGACGACGCGATCGCTGATCCCGCGGACCCGGGTGCCGGCGCCGGTACCCGAGCCGGCGGCCGTCCGGGTGCCGCGGGTCTCGGTGATCATCCCGTGCTTCAACTACGGGCGCTTCCTGCCGGAGAGCGTCGGCAGCGTCCTGGGTCAGGCCGGGGTCGAGCCCGAGGTCATCGTCGTGAACGACTGCTCGACCGACGACACAGCCGAGGTGCTGGCCCGCCTCGGCCGCGACGAACCCCGGCTGGTCGCGGTCCACAACCGGGAGAACCACGGACCCTGCGTCGCGTACAACGACGGGCTCGCGGTGGCGACCGGGGAGTTCGTGGTACGGCTGGACGCCGACGATCTGCTCACCCCCGGTTCGCTGGCCCGCGCGGTCCGGCTCTTCGACCACTTTCCTGAGGTCGGGCTGGTCTACGGTCCGCCGCAGCACTTCCACGGCGCGGTCCCCGAGCCGGCCAGCGCCGAGGTGACCGGCTGGACGATCTGGTCGGGCGCGGACTGGGTGGCCGAGCGGTGCCGGCGCGGGGTCAACTGCATCACCACCCCGGAGGCGGTGATCCGGTCGTCGGTCTACGCGGAGATCGGCCCGTGGGACACCCGGATGCGGTACGCCTGCGACATGGAGATCTGGATGCGGGCCGCCGCCGTGGCCGACGTGGGCCGGACCGACGGCTGCGTGCAGGCGCTGCACCGGGAACACGCGGCGAGCGTGAGCGTGACCGCCGGTGCCGGCCGGATGACCGACCTGGTCGAACGCCGGATCGCCTTCGACGTGCTGTTCGAGGGGCCGGGCGGGAAGCTGCCCCGGGCCGACGAACTGCACCGGAGCGCGCACCGGGCGCTGGCGGTGGAGGCCCTGGAGTCGGCCTGCCACGCCTACGACCGGGGCCGCACCGACGTGGAGCCGGTCGACCGGTACGTCGAGTTCGCCCTGGAGACGTACCCGCAGGCCCGGCAGTTGCCCGAGTGGCAGGGCCTGATCCGCCGGCAGCGGGTCGGGCCGCGGCTGGCGCCGCTGGTGCCGGGCTTCGCCGCCAGCGTGGTCCGCCGGCGGCTGCGCAACGACGCCCGGCGCCGCACCTGGCTGCGGCACGGCATCTGA